The following DNA comes from Moritella sp. 24.
TCGTAATAATGGAATTAGAATAAGGCTTTTTGTAATTGATATTAACTTAGTGCGATAAGATCTGATCTAAGAACAGTTTTAAACGATCTGATTGCGGGTTATCAAAGAACTCATGCGGTTCATTTTCTTCGATAATCTGCCCTGCATCCATAAAGATAACACGATCAGCCACTTTCTTAGCAAAGCCCATTTCGTGAGTTACACAAATCATGGTGATACCTTCATCTGCAAGCTCAACCATTACATCTAGCACTTCTGATACCATCTCAGGATCCAGTGCCGATGTTGGTTCATCAAACAGCATGATCTCCGGATTAATACATAAACAACGCGCAATCGCTACACGCTGTTGCTGACCACCAGAAAGCTGATTTGGGAATTTATGCGCTTGGTCGGCAATCTTCACACGTTCTAGATATTCCATCGCCGTTTTAATTGCTTCATGACGTGGTTTTTTATGTACCCACGTCGGAGCCAATAATAAATTTTCTAATACCGAAAGATGCGGGAACAAATTAAAGTGTTGGAATACCATACCCACTTGCGAGCGAATATGACGCACAACTTTTACGTCCTCAATCAGGTTAGTGCCGTTAATATTAATCGAACCTTCCTGAAATTTTTCAAGATGATTCAAACAACGAATAGTGGTTGATTTACCCGAGCCAGATGGACCACAGATAACGACTTTTTCGCCTTTTTTAATATTTAAGTTAACGTCTTTAAGTACGTGAAAATCACCATACCATTTGTTAACGTCTTGCATACTGATCATATAATCTTGTTCTGACATGATACTTCCTTATACCAATTACCTTACGTAAATGGTCAGTTAAATTTACGGTAATTGTTAGTGATCGGTGTTGTATCTACGTTCTATCACGCGCGAATATTGCGACATGCTGAAGCAGAACACCCAATAAATCAGAGTAACAAACACATAGCCTTCGATTTCAAAACCAAGCCAACTGGTATCACTATTCGTCAGCGTCACCATCGCTAAGATATCGAACAAACCAATGATGAGTACCAAGGTCGTATCTTTAAATAACGAGATGAACGAACCAACCAAATTCGGGATAGAGATCTTTAATGCTTGAGGTAGAATAATCAAAATCATACCTTGCCAATACGTTAAGCCTAATGACTCACTCGCTTCATATTGACCTTTCGGTATAGCTTGTAAACCACCACGAATCACTTCGGCAATATACGCGGCTTGGAATAATGTAATACCAATTAACGCCCGTAATAACTTATCAAACTCGATGCCATCGCTAAAGAATAACGGCAGTACTACCGACGCCATAAATAAGATGGTAATGAGTGGCACACCACGAATAAACTCAATAAAACCAACACATAACGTTTTAACAATTGGCATATTGTCTGACTGACGACCTAACGCTAATAAGATACCAATTGGGAATGATGCAATAATACCAACCGCAGCCACCAAAATAGTCAGCATTAAACCGCCCCATTTTTCAGTGCCTACCACTTCAAGACCGAGTCCACCACGGATCAAGATAAAACATACCACTGGGTACAGCAGCATACTGACAAATTTAATCTTAATACTGCTTAAGCGCGGTATAAAAAACACAAAGATAATACTTAAGATAGCGACTAAATTCGGACGCCAATGCAATGCTTCAGGGTAGAAGCCATACATAAATTGGTCGAACTTCTCGATAATAAATATCCAGCGAGCCCCCTCTTTTACCACTTCTTCTTTAGTACCGCTCCATGTCGCATCGAAGATCATCCAATCGAGTAACGGGGGCACAGTGGTATAGATAAAATAGATACCCAGCAGTGTTAATAGTGTATTAGGAATAGTAGAAAATAAATTCTCTCGTAACCAGAATACCAACCCCTTACTTGTCGAAGGTGCAGGTTTGGCCTCTTTCATCGTATAAACAGCCATATTATCTTCCTTTAATTTCCATTTTTGCATTAACCCAGTTCAGCAGTAGTGAAATAACAATACTGAAAACAAGATACACAGCCATCGTCATAAGAATGATCTCAATAGCCTGCCCTACTTGGTTAAGCGTCGTCCCTGAGAACAAGGTAACAACTTCTGGATAACCGATTGCCGTTGCCAGTGATGAGTTTTTCACTAGATTAAGGTATTGATTAATCACAGGTGGAATAATCACACGTAATGCTTGCGGTAAAACAACTTTACGCAAGATCACATGATCTTTTAAACCTAATGATTTTGCCGCTTCCTTTTGACCTGGGGGTACAGCTTCAATCCCCGCACGCACTGCCTCTGCAATATAAGTCGCGGTATAGATACTCAACGCAAAAATAAGCGCCAGTAACTCAGGAATAATGGTGATGCCACCTTTGAAGTTAAATCCTTTTAAAGCGGGATACTCAGCACTGATCGGTTGACCTGTAATGAAAAAGACCAATAACGGTGCAAGAACGATGATTGCCAACGCGACCTTCACTAATGGAAATTCTTCTCCCGTTAAGTCATGACGTTTAGTTGCCCACTTAGCTAAAAATACAACGCTAATACACGCCAACAAAAATGCGACTAATATAAATCCACTACCCGATTCAAAGATCGGATCGGGCATGATAAAGCCACGGTTATTAATGAAGATAGAATCAAAATAAGAAATACTTTGGCGTGGACTTGGTAGCGCTGCAAGCACCACGTTATACCAAAACAAGATTTGTAATAAAATAGGGATATTACGAAACGTTTCAATGTAAACCAGTGATAGTTTAGCCACTAAATAATTAGATGATAGACGACCAACACCAACCATTAAGCCAATAATAGACGCTAAAACAATACCAATAACACCCACTAAAATCGTATTTAATAAACCAACTATAAATACATCTAAAAAGGTTGAACTTGTATCGTCATAAGGGATTAGCGATTGACTGATACCAAAACCAGCTGTTTCACCTAAGAATGAAAAACCTGTAGTAATACCCCTTTTTGCTACATTATCAAACATGTTGTTAACGAAGTAAAAAATGCATAAAACTACAACAGCCAAAGAAAGCACTTGGAAAATAATCGCACGATTTTGTGGGCTGTTAAATAAACCTTTGGAGGTTGGGGGGAGTTTTGAATTATTCATAACAAAATAAACCTTTTAAAAAAGGGGGCTAAGCCCCCGATATACCAAGGTCACTTCTACATAGCTTACTGAGAATAAGCAGAAGTGACTGAGGTATTAATTTATCGAATTGGCATTGCGTACATTAAACCGCCTTGATTCCATAAATTATTGATACCGCGATCAATATTAAGAGGTGAATTTTTACCTACGTTATTTTCGAACATTTCTTCGTAGTTACCAACTTGCTTAACAATTTGGTAAGCCCAATCAGATTTAAGCCCTAAGTTCTCACCTGCTTTACCAGATACACCAAGTAGACGTTTCACTGATGGGTTAGCTGATTTTAATTGTTTATCAACATTGCTTGCTGTAACACCTAACTCTTCAGCTTCTAATGTTGCAAACATAGTCCAGCGTACTACGTTAAACCACTCATCGTCACCTTGACGAACAACTGGACCCAATGGTTCTTTAGAAATAATCTCTGGAAGTACCATTGCAGAATTAGGGTTATCTAATTTAATTTTCAAACCGTATAACTGCGAAGCATCAGATGTAACAGCGTCACAACGACCTTTTTTGAATGCATCGATTGTTTGACCTGACGTATCAAATGTAACGGCTTTATATTCCATGTTGTTAGACTTGAAGTAATCCGTAAGGTTAAGCTCTGTTGTTGTACCTGCTTGAATACAGAAAGAAGCGCCATCTAATTCTTTTGCTGACGTGACACCAAGATCTTTATTAATTAAGAAACCTTGGCCATCATAGTAGTTAACACCTGCAAAATTTAATCCAAGTGAAGTATCACGTGTTGCAGTCCAAGTCGATGAGCGCGCTAAAACATCAATTTCACCACTTTGTAATGCAGTGAAACGTTCTTTAGCAGTCAGTGGAATAAATTTCACTTTCGATGCATCACCTAATACAGCTGCGGCAACAGAGCGACAAAAGTCAACGTCAATACCCTTCCAAACGCCTTTTGAGTCAGTCGCTGAAAAGCCAGGGATCCCTGTAGAAACACCACAGTTTAATACGCCTTTTTTCGTCACTTGCTCTAATGTAGCAGCATTAACTAAATGCGGTAATGTTGATGCTAGACCTAGTATTAAAGCTATTTTTGTAACCTTCATATTAATTTCCTTGTCTATTCTTATTATTGTAAATGTTGGGTTTGCAGGTTGATTCGCCGTTTAAACAGCGTAATTATTGTTGAGTTGTAAAAACAAAATAATCATAAGGGAATTTTTATACAACATCCACGATGCAACAACTGATTAACAAAAGCATTAACAACTATTTGACATTGCTCACGGTTTTAACATTAAATTAACATGATTATGGCGATTTAAGGTGAATAGTACTTTATGGATATTCACTTTTAGGTTTTTATCCATATTTAATTCCATAATAACAAGCAATATACTTTAAAGAATACCACTGTATTGATATGGTTTTTAATATCACTAACGCAGATAATCAACCAATTTATAAACCATTACAGGTAATCATTTAGTCTATGCATTGCTTTAGCTTACTGATGTATAAACAAACATAAGGATAGATGTTGAAAGGGATTAATGCTTCATGCCAAGTTCGGTTATTAGCACTAATCTCCCATAATGCGATTATCACCTCCTCCGATGAGAGGTGCCTATATTCTGTG
Coding sequences within:
- a CDS encoding amino acid ABC transporter substrate-binding protein, with product MKVTKIALILGLASTLPHLVNAATLEQVTKKGVLNCGVSTGIPGFSATDSKGVWKGIDVDFCRSVAAAVLGDASKVKFIPLTAKERFTALQSGEIDVLARSSTWTATRDTSLGLNFAGVNYYDGQGFLINKDLGVTSAKELDGASFCIQAGTTTELNLTDYFKSNNMEYKAVTFDTSGQTIDAFKKGRCDAVTSDASQLYGLKIKLDNPNSAMVLPEIISKEPLGPVVRQGDDEWFNVVRWTMFATLEAEELGVTASNVDKQLKSANPSVKRLLGVSGKAGENLGLKSDWAYQIVKQVGNYEEMFENNVGKNSPLNIDRGINNLWNQGGLMYAMPIR
- a CDS encoding amino acid ABC transporter permease yields the protein MAVYTMKEAKPAPSTSKGLVFWLRENLFSTIPNTLLTLLGIYFIYTTVPPLLDWMIFDATWSGTKEEVVKEGARWIFIIEKFDQFMYGFYPEALHWRPNLVAILSIIFVFFIPRLSSIKIKFVSMLLYPVVCFILIRGGLGLEVVGTEKWGGLMLTILVAAVGIIASFPIGILLALGRQSDNMPIVKTLCVGFIEFIRGVPLITILFMASVVLPLFFSDGIEFDKLLRALIGITLFQAAYIAEVIRGGLQAIPKGQYEASESLGLTYWQGMILIILPQALKISIPNLVGSFISLFKDTTLVLIIGLFDILAMVTLTNSDTSWLGFEIEGYVFVTLIYWVFCFSMSQYSRVIERRYNTDH
- a CDS encoding amino acid ABC transporter permease; its protein translation is MNNSKLPPTSKGLFNSPQNRAIIFQVLSLAVVVLCIFYFVNNMFDNVAKRGITTGFSFLGETAGFGISQSLIPYDDTSSTFLDVFIVGLLNTILVGVIGIVLASIIGLMVGVGRLSSNYLVAKLSLVYIETFRNIPILLQILFWYNVVLAALPSPRQSISYFDSIFINNRGFIMPDPIFESGSGFILVAFLLACISVVFLAKWATKRHDLTGEEFPLVKVALAIIVLAPLLVFFITGQPISAEYPALKGFNFKGGITIIPELLALIFALSIYTATYIAEAVRAGIEAVPPGQKEAAKSLGLKDHVILRKVVLPQALRVIIPPVINQYLNLVKNSSLATAIGYPEVVTLFSGTTLNQVGQAIEIILMTMAVYLVFSIVISLLLNWVNAKMEIKGR
- a CDS encoding amino acid ABC transporter ATP-binding protein, which translates into the protein MSEQDYMISMQDVNKWYGDFHVLKDVNLNIKKGEKVVICGPSGSGKSTTIRCLNHLEKFQEGSININGTNLIEDVKVVRHIRSQVGMVFQHFNLFPHLSVLENLLLAPTWVHKKPRHEAIKTAMEYLERVKIADQAHKFPNQLSGGQQQRVAIARCLCINPEIMLFDEPTSALDPEMVSEVLDVMVELADEGITMICVTHEMGFAKKVADRVIFMDAGQIIEENEPHEFFDNPQSDRLKLFLDQILSH